A window of Rhinolophus ferrumequinum isolate MPI-CBG mRhiFer1 chromosome X, mRhiFer1_v1.p, whole genome shotgun sequence contains these coding sequences:
- the LOC117030048 gene encoding histone-lysine N-methyltransferase SETMAR-like translates to MTSSVVGPKKALKHFPKLNLQQKKVMLTVWWSAASLIHYSFLNPGETIVSEKYAQQIDEMHRKLQRLQLALVNRKGPILLHNNAQLHVAQTTLQNLNELGYEVLPHPRYSPDLSPTNYHSFKHLDNFLQGKCFYNQQDAENAFEEFFKSRSMDF, encoded by the coding sequence GaccagctcagtggttggacCGAAAAAAGCTCTAAAGCACTTCCCAAAGCTAAACCTGCAGCAAAAGAAGGTCATGctcactgtttggtggtctgctgccagtctgatccactacagctttctgaatcctgGCGAAACAATTGTatctgagaagtatgctcagcaaaTCGATGAGATGCACCGAAAACTCCAACGCCTGCAGCTGGCattggtcaacagaaagggcccaattcTTCTCCACAACAATGCCCAACTGCACGTCGCACAAACAACGCTTCAAAACTTGAATGAATTGGGCTACGAAGTTTTGCCTCATCCGCGATATTCACCTGACCTCTCGCCAACCAACTACCACTCCTTCAAGCATCTCGacaactttttgcagggaaaatgcttctacaaccagcaggatgcagaaaatgctttcgAAGAGTTCTTCAAATCCCGAAGCATGGATTTTTAG